The DNA window GAATAGGTTCTAACTCTTCTAAATTTTCACCATCTGGTTTGAAACATCGTACTTCTGGATTTTTCGAGATCTTTCTAAACACTTGAGGTCGGACCATGAATGAATATATATTCATAACTAATATATAAATTAATTGAAAACATTAGAAAAAATATGCATTGAATGCGGAATAAAATAGGTGGTTCAACCAATATCCACTAGAAGTTAAATTTGAATGGAACTGTAGATACTTTATCACCAAATTCTGGACTCATTCAATGATTAAACTACTTTAAAACTAGTTTTTTTATGCAATTTACAAATTTATTAAAAAATAAAAGAAAAAGAGAGAGTTTAGAAACTGTCTATAACTTCTCCGAGTAATTTTATGGATTTCTCTTTGTTTGGTCCTATTGGGGAACCTGCAACGTACTGAGTTACACCCATTTCTGCGAGAGCTTCGATCTTTGGAACGAACTCTTTTGGTGTACCTACTACAGAGAATGCTTCCATTAAAGCGTCGTCTACTGCTCCGATTGCTCCTCCGAAGTCTCCTTTAGCGAGCATTCCACCGAATTTAGCTCCGGTGTCGGTTGGTAGTCCGTGTCTTTCGAATACAGGTGGTGGTGATCCTGCTGCGATAAATGCAACGACTATTTTAGCTGCACCGAGTGCTTTGCCAGCGTCGTCGTCTATGGAACAACATGTGTATGCTGCTACATCTACATCAGATATTGATTTGCCTGCTTCTTCAGCTCCTTGTTTTATTAGAGGAACTGCTGCTTCAAAGTCTTTTGGGTTTGATGCGTTAATTAATGCACCGTCGGAGAAACCTCCTGCGGTTTTGAGCATCATAGGTCCCTGAGCACCCATATAAATTGGCACTTTTTCCTGAACAGCTTTAACTCCGCCGAGCTGAGCTCCGCTTTCTGTTTTTTCTCCTGCCATGAGTGTGCTCATCATTGTTATTGCATCTTTTATGGTACTTACTGGTTTAGTCCATTCAATACCTAATGCATCAAAGGTAGCTTTGTCACCAGGTCCGATACCTAGGGTTGCCCTACCATTGGATAATTCATCTAAAGTTGCAACAGCTGCTGCTGTTATTGCTGGGCTTCTTACGTAGGGGTTGGTTACACCAGGACCCATTTTAATGGTTTCAGTACCTTCTGCAATTAATGCTAGTGTTTCATACACGTTTTTGTTATTGTAGTGGTCTGTAATCCATGCGTATTCAAATCCTACATCTTCTGCTAGTTTTACAAGCTTTACAATCTTGTCTATTGGTTCATTCGGAACAAATTCAATACCAAACTTCATGATTTATCACCTTTTGTAGATTTATTTGGAGTATAAAAATATTTTGTCATTTAATTGTAAACGAAAGACTTAAATAGTTGTTTTATTTTTTGTTGAAGCTGCATATTAGGGGAAACCTCTAATTTTTTTTTATATCGATTTTTAGAACATTTCAAAGGTTATTCATGGGTCAATATTATTATAAAATAATCTGTATTCCTCATGGTTTTTCTGGACAATTTCTACATGTTGCAGATAATCTTGATGTACTGGGGGAATGAAAACTAATATTGCAAGAATATTAAATTTGGACAACATTAACCCTGATTAAAAGGTGCTCTAAACAGTGTATAATTCATTTAACTATGTTAGAAATGAATGTTCGAAAACTTTATTAGATCTCGAAACCAAGTTTTAACTACACTATATATATTATGGTGAAATTTTATCCTCAATCGATTTGTGCATTATTTTCTAATAATTTTGTGTTTCTTGTTGGTTGTGGTATTGTATGTGCTACGTTTTATTTGGCGTTGGCCGGAGTGTGAAAATTATCGCTCTATGAAGGCTGTTTTTCCATTCGTAGCTATATAAGTATGAGGGCTCAAACCCTTGCGAATAGCGAATTGTTTGAGTTTGATGTTGGTATGGTAGAATTGTGGTGATATTTGTTTGGTACAAATATTATTACTCCCTGAAATTTTCTTTAATTAATACTTTATACATTATTTACTTCTCAATATAATGACTCCGTCATCAAGACTGGATTTTTAAATCCGTTTGATCCTGGCGGAGGCCACTGCTATTGGGGTCCGATTAAGCCATGCAAGTCGAACGAAACTCTTCGGAGTTTCGTGGCAAACGGCTCAGTAACACGTGGATAACCTACCCTTAGGACTGGGATAACCCCGGGAAACTGGGGACAATACCAGATATGTAGAGATTCCTGCAATGGTCCTCTATTTAAATGTTCCGACGCCTAAGGATGGATCTGCGGCAGATTAGGTAGTTGGTGGGGTAATTGCCCACCAAGCCTTTGATCTGTACGGGTTGTGAGAGCAAGAGCCCGGAGATGGAACCTGAGACAAGGTTCCAGGCCCTACGGGGCGCAGCAGGCGCGAAACCTCCGCAATGCGAGCAATCGCGACGGGGGGACCCCAAGTGCCACTCTTAACGGGGTGGCTTTTCTGAAGTGTAAAAAGCTTTAGGAATAAGGGCTGGGCAAGACCGGTGCCAGCCGCCGCGGTAACACCGGCAGCTCAAGTGGTGGCCATTTTTATTGGGCCTAAAGCGTTCGTAGCCGGTTTGATAAGTCTCTGGTGAAATCCCGCAGCTTAACTGTGGGACTTGCTGGAGATACTATTAGACTTGAGGTCGGGAGAGGTTAGGGGTACTCCCAGGGTAGGGGTGAAATCCTATAATCCTGGGAGGACCACCTGTGGCGAAGGCGCCTAACTGGAACGAACCTGACGGTGAGTAACGAAAGCCAGGGGCGCGAACCGGATTAGATACCCGGGTAGTCCTGGCCGTAAACGATGTGGACTTGGTGTTGGAATGGCCTCGAGCTGCTCCAGTGCCGAAGGGAAGCTGTTAAGTCCACCGCCTGGGAAGTACGGTCGCAAGACTGAAACTTAAAGGAATTGGCGGGGGAGCACCACAACGCGTGGAGCCTGCGGTTTAATTGGATTCAACGCCGGACATCTCACCAGGGGCGACAGCAGAATGATGGCCAGGTTGACGACCTTGCTTGACAAGCTGAGAGGAGGTGCATGGCCGCCGTCAGCTCGTACCGTGAGGCGTCCTGTTAAGTCAGGCAACGAGCGAGACCCACGCCCTTAGTTACCAGCGGATCCTTTTTAGGATGCCGGGCACACTAAGGGGACCGCCAGTGATAAACTGGAGGAAGGAGTGGACGACGGTAGGTCCGTATGCCCCGAATCCCCTGGGCTACACGCGGGCTACAATGGCTAGGACAATGGGTTCCAACACCGAAAGGTGGAGGTAATCTCCTAAACCTAGTCTTAGTTCGGATTGAGGGCTGTAACTCGCCCTCATGAAGCTGGAATGCGTAGTAATCGCGTGTCATAACCGCGCGGTGAATACGTCCCTGCTCCTTGCACACACCGCCCGTCACGCCACCCAAAAAGGGTTGGGATGAGGCCCTAATCTTTATCGGTTAGGTTCGAATCTTGGTTCTTTGAGGAGGGCGAAGTCGTAACAAGGTAGCCGTAGGGGAACCTGCGGCTGGATCACCTCCTTAAACAAAAAAAAAGATTTTTTGTGGAGTGGATTCATTTGTGCCTTTCAAACACTAAAATCAGTTCTACCATACCTTCATATAATGGGCCCGTAGCTCAGTCTGGGAGAGCGCCGCCTTTGCAAGGCGGAGGCCCCGGGTTCAAATCCCGGTGGGTCCATCCCTTTTATATTTACTTATTATTATTGGTGCAGCTGGGTATTCGTTGTAATATCTGGTGAAGGGATATATGCAAATTAATCTGGATCCTTGGGATTGCCTTTGGGTTGGTTTTTTTTGTGTTAATGATTATCCGTGTATATGTAACCCTACTGGCATTAACTAACTAGAATAGTGAAAGTAATTTATCTAGAAAGAATTTTTTGTAAGGTTTTAGCAGTAAATGATTTATTTAAACTTCTAATACTTTGAAATCATGCTATATTTTATACCATCTGGGGGATGGCTTGGCTTGAGGTGCTGATGAAGGTCGCGGCAAGCAGCGATATTCCTGGGCGAGGAGCATGCATCCTTTGAACCCAGGGTTACCTAATGGGTCTTCCTATTTCCATTCGTGGAAATGCTCCGTCGGGAGCGGGAACCTGCCGAATTGAAACATCTTAGTAGGCAGAGGAAAAGAAAGCAATATGCGATACCGTTAGTAACGGCGAGCGAAAACGGTAGAGGACAAACTGAATACCTGTGAGTAATTATGGGTAGATGTGGTGTTATAGTCCTAATGTTGGTCCTTTTATGTGAAGTTGAAATTTGACTGGAATGTCTTGCCGTAGAGGGTGAAAGCCCCGTAAATGTAAGCGTTTAAGGATTTTAATTAGTGACTTGAGTATCGTCGGTTGGATATCCGGCGTGAATGTGGGAGGCATCGACTCCTAATCCTAAATACATCTCAAGACCGATAGTGTACTAGTACCGTGAGGGAAAGCTGAAAAGAACCCCTAAAGGGGGGTGAAAAGAACCTGAAACCAGATGGTGACAGCCTGGCATGGCGTGGAAGGAATGAAGCTGTTCGAAAGAAACTGTGGTAACATGGGATTATGAGAATGGTGGACTAGCGTTGTGTCATCCGTCTTGAAACACGGGCCAGGGAGTTTTTGGTTGTGGCGAGACTAAGAAGTATCTAGCTTCGCAGTCGTAGAGAAATCAACAAGCCTGCAGCATTGTGAGAGGCGAGGTCTTAACCGGCCTGCAGTCACAGCCATAAGACCCGAAGCCGGTCGATCTATCCCAGGGTAGGATGAAGTCGCTCTTACGAGTGATGGAGGTCCGAAGCGTTGTTGTCGTGCAAAACACTCGTATAACCTTGGGTTAGTGGTGAAAGGCCAATCAAGGCCGGTGACAGCTGGTTCCTCCCGAAATGACTCTAAGGTCAGCCTGGCTGGAGATTGGTGGCGAGGTAGAGCACTAATTGGGTGTTTAGGGGAAGAAATTCCTCGGCATCCTGTAAAACTCCGAACTCGTCACCGTTGTAGAAGGCTGGAGTGAGGGGCGCGGGGTAAGCCTGTGTCCCGAAAGAGGAACAACTCAGACTAAGGTTAAGGTCCCGAAATGCCGGATAAGTGCAAGGGGGTCTTTGGCCCCAGACAATGGGAAGGTGGGCTTAGAAGCAGCCATCCCTTAAAGAGTGCGTAACAGCTCACCCATCGAGGTCAAAGGCACCGAAAATGGACGGGATTAAGCCGGCTACCGATACCTTAGAGCATATTTATTTATGATTTCGTAGGGAGGCGTTGTGATAGGGTGGAAGCTGGGGAGTGATTTCCAGTGGACCTGTCAGAAATGTGGATCCTGGTAGTAGTAGCAGCAAAGTGAAGTGAGAATCTTTACCGCCGAAGGGGCTAGGGTTCCTTGGCAATGTTTGTCAGCCAAGGGTTAGTCGATCCTAAGTCCAGTGGTAATTCCAACTGGTCGAAAGGGAAACAGGTTAATATTCCTGTACAATAAAGGTACTTACGGTGACGTTATGTTTAATTTCTGTCGCTTCGAGGTAGGCCGTGTGGGATTGTCGTCCCATTTAATTGTTTAAGCCTGGGGAGAGTTGTAATAACGAGAACCAGGTGTAGATTTGAATAGCCGTCTGTATGGATGGTTTGGTTGATCCATGGAGTCCATGAAAAGGGAATTATTCGAATCCTTTATTTCCGTACCGAGATCCGACACAGGTGCCCCTAGCTTAGTAGGCTAAGGCGTGTTAGGGTAAACCAGCTAAGGGAAATCGGCAAAATAGCCCCGTAACTTTGGGATAAGGGGTGCCAGCTGTGCGAGCAGCTGGTCTCAGTGACTAGGGGGGCCCGACTGTTTAATAAAAACATAGCTCCCAGCTAGCCCGTAAGGGTGTGTACTGGGGGCGACACCTGCCCAGTGCCGGCACGTGAAGCCGGG is part of the Methanobacterium lacus genome and encodes:
- the mer gene encoding 5,10-methylenetetrahydromethanopterin reductase, giving the protein MKFGIEFVPNEPIDKIVKLVKLAEDVGFEYAWITDHYNNKNVYETLALIAEGTETIKMGPGVTNPYVRSPAITAAAVATLDELSNGRATLGIGPGDKATFDALGIEWTKPVSTIKDAITMMSTLMAGEKTESGAQLGGVKAVQEKVPIYMGAQGPMMLKTAGGFSDGALINASNPKDFEAAVPLIKQGAEEAGKSISDVDVAAYTCCSIDDDAGKALGAAKIVVAFIAAGSPPPVFERHGLPTDTGAKFGGMLAKGDFGGAIGAVDDALMEAFSVVGTPKEFVPKIEALAEMGVTQYVAGSPIGPNKEKSIKLLGEVIDSF